Proteins encoded within one genomic window of Episyrphus balteatus chromosome 1, idEpiBalt1.1, whole genome shotgun sequence:
- the LOC129907702 gene encoding uncharacterized protein LOC129907702 isoform X1 yields MICFICKDNISSMYAFIAHLKKRHDLSTYSTFRCMESNCKQSFQNLGSFKKHLTRKHFLTQPTQPINGTSSSYQENINQNIIFESNATLNCFQECSDNCESKIPEVKKFNVENSLNELFTSATGFVLKLHNNNSFSRKNIIEIQEGIQNFILNPIVELLKSFSNEYFANKNIEVHNVFLSLISKCRNPFYYCNTEYKLFNWLQNNNFLESINEFSVNNEINAVYRDGNLTYDEDNTKGVLMPLKFQFQKFFESGDIFKNTILHMQNLSEENKISSFIQGDLWKQKSSLYPGKIIIPYFLYSDDFEINNPLSSHAGVHSICNIYYSFPCLPWKESKLDNIFLAGIIKSKDLKSFGNEKCFQTLIQELKSLEVDGVDITINGQNKKKFILFWELC; encoded by the coding sequence ATGATTTGTTTCATCTGTAAAGATAATATATCGTCTATGTACGCGTTTAtagcacatttaaaaaaaagacatgatcTAAGTACATATAGCACTTTTAGGTGTATGGAAAGTAATTGCAAGCAGTCCTTTCAAAATTTgggaagttttaaaaaacatttaactaGAAAACATTTTCTAACACAACCAACACAACCTATAAATGGTACTAGTAGCTCTTAtcaagaaaatataaatcaaaatataattttcgaaAGCAATGCGACACTTAACTGCTTTCAAGAATGCTCGGACAATTGCGAAAGTAAAATTCCAGAAGTTAAGAAATTCAATGTCGAAAACAGTCTGAATGAACTTTTTACTTCTGCGACTGGGTTCGTTTTGAAATTACATAATAATAAcagtttttcaagaaaaaatattattgaaattcaagaaggtatacaaaattttattttgaatcctATCGTTGAATTGCTGAAATCATTTTCAAATGAATACTTTGCGAACAAAAACATAGAAGTCCATAACGTATTTTTGAGTCTAATATCAAAGTGTCGCAACCCTTTTTATTATTGCAATACTGAATACAAACTATTTAACTGgctacaaaataataattttttagaaagcATAAACGAATTTTCAGTAAACAATGAGATCAATGCAGTTTATCGAGATGGGAACCTAACGTATGACGAAGATAACACTAAAGGTGTTTTAATGCCATTAAAGTTtcaattccaaaaattttttgagagtggtgacattttcaaaaataccatTCTTCATATGCAAAATTtaagtgaagaaaacaaaatttcaagtttcattCAAGGTGACCTCTGGAAGCAAAAAAGTAGTTTGTACCCAGGAAAAATAATTATCCCTTATTTTCTATACTCCGATGATTTTGAAATCAATAATCCATTAAGTTCTCATGCCGGGGTTCATTCGATATGTAATATTTACTATTCTTTTCCCTGCCTCCCGTGGAAAGAATCAAAgttagataatatttttttagcagGAATCATAAAATCTAAGGATTTAAAGTCGTTTGGAAATGAAAAGTGTTTTCAAACTTTAATACAGGAGCTTAAAAGTCTTGAAGTCGATGGGGTTGATATAACAATTAatggtcaaaataaaaaaaagttcattttgtTTTGGGAATTGTGTTAG